CGATCAAGGCAGGAGCAATTTTAGAACCAGCCAAGTTTACTGGGTAGTTAAATGGTGAGATAGCAAGGACAAGACCTACTGGTTCCCGACGAACAACAGCAATTTTTTTCTTGCTACCAGCATCAAAAGCACCACCTTCGAGTACTTCACCTTCCAAACGCAAACCTTCTTCAGCAGCATAGTGGATAATTTCAGCAGTACGAACAACTTCACCAATTGCAGATTTCAAACCTTTTGAAATTTCTTTAGAAAGAACTTGTCCGATTTTTTCTGCATCACGTTCCAAGATATCAGCTGCTTTATGAAGATAAGCTGCACGTTCAGCATATGAAAGTGCACGCCATGCTGGGAGTGCTGCTTTAGCTGCTGCGTAGACTTCATCTACTTCAGCTTGGCTCATAGCTGGAACTGACCCAAGTTCCTCACCGTTTGCAGGTGCGTAAATAGTAATTGAATTTTCAGATGTTTTCCACTCACCATTGACATAGTTTTTGTATTGTTTAGCCAAGATAGTAACTCCTTTTATCTATTATAAAATCTATTTTATCACTTTTTTAGCAATATTCCAACATTTAAATGAGTAGTATTCAGAAAATTTTGACAAAAAATACTAAAAAATTATTAACCAAGGTTAGACGTATTTTACTCCTAACCAAAGGACGAGTTAAATCTCTTCTCTCTGCTTAGATATAAAAAAGTGAAAGCTCAAGCCTCCACTTTTTTTGATTAATCTACGTTAACATATTTTTTTGAAAGTTCAAGAACTTCTTCCATTGTTGAACATTCAGTAAGTGCACGGTTAGCATATTCTTCCATTTTAGCTGTGTCAAGTTTCTTCATTAAGCTACGTGTACGAAGTATTGATGTAGCTGACATTGAGAACTCATCCAAGCCCATTCCGACAAGGAGTGGAACAGCAGTTTGATCACCAGCCATTTCACCACACATACCAGCCCATTTACCTTCAGCGTGAGCTGCCTTAATAACGTTGTTAATCAAGCGAAGGATTGATGGGTTATATGGTTGGTAAAGGTATGAAACTTGTTCATTCATACGGTCAGCAGCCATTGTGTATTGGATAAGGTCGTTTGTACCAATTGAGAAGAAATCAACTTCTTTAGCAAATTGGTCAGCAAGCATTGCTGCAGCTGGGATTTCAATCATGATACCTACTTCGATGTCGTTTGCAACGGCAACACCTTCAGCAACCAATTTAGCTTTTTCTTCTTCAAGAATACCTTTAGCAGTACGGAACTCAGTCAACAAAGCAACCATTGGGAACATGATACGCAATTTACCGTGAACAGATGCACGAAGCAAGGCACGTAATTGAGTACGGAACATTTGGTTACCAGTTTCAGAGATAGAAATACGTAATGCACGGTAACCCAAGAATGGATTCATTTCTTTAGGAAGGTCAAAGTAAGGAAGTTCTTTATCCCCACCGATATCCATTGTACGAACAACAACAGGTTTACCATTCATTCCTTCAAGAACTGCTTTATATGCTTCATATTGGTCTTCTTCGGTTGGGAAATCTTGAGAATCCATATACAAGAATTCTGTACGATAAAGACCAACTGCTTCTGCACCATTATCGTTAACTCCTTCAACGTCTTTAGGTGTACCGATATTTGCTGCTAACTCGAAGTGTTTTCCATCAGCAGTAACTGTTGGAGCATCTTTAAGTTGAGCCCATTCTGCCTTTTGTTTGGCGTAATCTTCACCAGCTGCTTTAAACTCAGCAATTTGTTCTTCAGTTGGATTAATAACAACTTCACCGGTAATACCTGAAACCGCTAAAATGTCACCATCTTTAACAAGTTCAGTTATGTTGTTTGTTCCAAGGACTGCTGGGATTTCAAGTGTACGAGCCATAATTGCAGAGTGACTAGTACGTCCACCAATATCAGTAACAAAAGCTTTTACAAATTTTTTATTCAACTGAGCTGTATCAGATGGAGTCAAGTCATGAGCAACAATGATTGATTCTTCATCGATTGTTGCTGGGTTTGGCAATTTCTTACCAAGCAAGTTTGCAAGCACACGTTTAGTAACGTCACGAATATCCGCTGCACGTTCTTGCATGTACGGGTTATCATCCATACCTTCAAAGATCGCGATAAACATGTTAGTTACTTCCGTCAAAGCAGCTTCGGCATTAACTTGTTTAGCACGGATAGTTTCTTTGATTTGACCAGTCATTTCTGGATCAGCAAGAACCATCAAATGAGCATCAAAAACGGCTGCTGCTTCTTCACCAAGGCTTTCAACTGCTTTTTCACGGATAACAGAAAGCTCGTCTTGCGACGCCGCTAGAGCAGCATCTAGACGAGCCTCTTCTGCACTTGTATCTTCAACTGTAACAGTTTCAAATGACAAGTCTGGTTGAACAAGTAGATATGCCTTAGCAACTGCAACACCATCAGATGCCGCGATTCCTTTAAGCATTTTTGTCATATTTTTATGCCAATCCTTCTTTTGTCATTGTTTCTGCGATTGCTGCAATTGCATCATCAGCGTCAGGACCTTCTGCAGAAATAGTTACGTCAGCACCTTGACCAACACCAAGACTCATAACACCCATGATAGATTTAAGGTTAACTGCTTTACCTTTGTATTCAAGAGTGATATCTGAAGCAAATTTACTTGCTGTTTGAACAAGCAAAGTAGCTGGTCGTGCGTGAATACCAGTTTCTGCAACAATGTGGAAATCTTTAGAAGCCATAATGGAGTCTCCTTCTTAATTTGGAATATTTGAGTTATCAATGATAACCCTTACAATCTAGTATTATAACATAGCTGTTTGATATTATCAAGGTTAAGACGCACTTTATAAAAGTTTTTCATAAGCTAATCTCTCATTTTATTTCCAATTTTCATTTTTCAAACCATAATCAAACACCAGTCTTTATCTATTCACAATATTTTCAGAAAACTTCTTTCATATTGTTTTCAATCATTAATTTTCATTTTTGTGCAAAAACAATCATATAATTGAGAGAATTTGATTGCTGAAACCACTGGTTGAATAGGCTCGTTTTCCAAAGGCTAGGTCAACTGTAAAAATCCCTGATTTAAAGTTTTTTTCAATAGCACTTATAATGAGTTCAGCTGCTTCAGACCAACCGATATATTCTAAAAGCATACAGCCAGATAAGAGAATAGAGCAAGGATTAGCCCTATCTTGATCCGCAATATCTGGAGCCGTTCCATGAGTAGCTTCAAAGATAGCATGGCCTGTTTGATAGTTAATATTAGCTCCAGGGGAGATTCCGATACCACCAACCTGGGCAGCTAGAGCATCACTTGCATAATCGCCATTCAAGTTGGTTAATGCAACAACATCAAATTTTTCGGGATTCAAAAGAATCTGTTGTAGAAAATTATCAGCGATTATATCATTAACTTCTAGACGGCCAGCAAGCATTTCTTCCTTATATTCTTCCTCAGCCACTTCATAGCCCCATTTACGAAAGCCACCTTCTGTGAATTTTTGAATATTCCCTTTATGCACCAATGTTACTTTCTTTAGATTGTTCTTAAGAGCATAGTCAATAGCTGAACGAATCAATCGTTTACTTCCTTCTATTGAAATAGGCTTAATTCCAATACTACTTGACTTGGGAAAGCGAATTTTATCGACATTCATTTCTGTTTGAAAAAAAGCAATAACGCGCTCTACATCTACCGTTCCTGCTTCCCATTCAATTCCTGCATAAATATCCTCAGTATTCTCACGAAAAATAGTAATGTCTGTTTTTTCTGGTTCCTTAAGTGGACTTGCTACTCCTTCAAAATACCGAACCGGTCGAACACAAGCGTAGAGATCAAGTTCTTGACGTAAAGCTACATTTAAAGAACGAATTCCTCCTCCGACAGGTGTTTCAAGTGGCCCCTTAATAGCTACCAGGCTTTCTCGAATAGCCTCTAAAGTTTCTTGCGGCAACCACTCACCTGTTTTATCAAAAGCCTTTTTACCTGCCAAAAACTCTTGCCACTCAATACGACGCTGTCCTTCATAGGCTGCTTCTACCGCTTTATCAAAAATTGCTTGAGCATTCTTCCAAATATCACGTCCAACACCATCTCCTTCAATGAAAGGAATAATCGGATTATCAGTAACTTTGAGCTTGCCATTAGTCATAAGGATTCTTTCTGCCATATATTTTTTCCTCCCTAGCGTTTTTCTAAAGCAATATAAGTCATATTTTCTTGTCCAATATACTGTGAACGTGGACGAATCAATTTGTTATTTTTTTGTTGCTCGTGAATATGTGCAATCCAACCGGCAACTCGACTCATAGCAAAGATGAGTGTAAAAATATCGCTGTCAATTCCTAGAGTATGATATACAGTGGCTGAATAGAAGTCCACATTAGGAATCAATCCTTTCTTATCTCTCATGAACTCTTCAATTTCTTGAGACTTATTAAAGAATTCTTCATTCTCTGTACCCTCTGTCAACTTCTTGGCCATATCCCTTAAGAAAATCTCACGAGGATCTTTCTTCTTGTAAACACGGTGCCCAAATCCCATGATTTTTTCTTTAGAATCAAGTTTTTCCTGCAAGTATGCATTGACATCACCAGATTCACGAACTTCTTTTAGCATATCAAAGACACGTTCATTAGCCCCACCGTGAAGTGGACCTTTCAGGGCACCAATAGCTGTCGTGACACAAGAATAAATATCTGTTAGGGTTGAAGCACAAACTCGCGCAGCAAATGTTGAGGCATTCAATTCATGGTCAGCATGAAGGATTAAAGTCTTATTCATAGCTTCGATTTCAATTTCAGAAGGTTCAACACCATTCAACATGTAAAGAAAATTCGCTGCAAATCCTAAATCCTTCCGTGGTTTAAGAGGCATTTTACCAGTACGTAAACGTGCAAAAGTCGTGATGATAGTTGGCAATTTAGCCATTAATTCGATGCTTTGCTGATAAACAGCTTCCATGGATCTTTCCTCAGCATCCACATTATATACACCAAGTAGGGAAACTGTTGAACGAAGAACACTCATCGGGTGTAAATGGGGGCGAGATTGGATAAGAATACATTGTTCTACAGCATCTGAAATATCATAGTTCTTACGTAATTCGGCCTCAAAATACTTGAGTTCCATTTGCGTTGGAAGATGACCATTCCACAGCAGATAAATTACTTCCTCAAAAGACGCCTTATTATTCATAAACTCGGAAATATCATATCCTGCATAGGATAAATGGTCATCAATAATAGATGAAATCCTAGTATTACAGGCAATCATATCCTTAAGTCCATCAATTTCAACTGTTGTCATTTTAGGCTCCCTTCAATTTTTTTCTTACAACCATTGGCAAGATACCACCATTTTTATAGTAGCGAATATCAGCATCTGCATCAAAACGAACCAGTACTTTGAAAGTTTTGGTTTGTTCAGGTGTTGAAGCTGTAACAGTAATAACATCATGAACACCTGGATTTTCTGAAAGATCAAAGCTAAAAATCTCATGTCCTGTCAATCCAAGAGTTTCAGCATTTTCTCCTTCCATAAATTGTACCGGCAAAATTCCCATCATGACTAGATTTGAACGGTGAATACGCTCAAAACTCTCAGCAAGTACTACTTTCACACCAAGGAGATTTGCCCCTTTAGCTGCCCAGTCACGACTTGAGCCCATACCATAATCCTTACCAGCAATTACAAGTGTATCTCGATTAGCTTCTTTATATTTCATGGCAGCATCGTATATGGGTAGAATGTCACCTTCATATTTAGTATATCCACCAATTTTTTCTTCTGCCAACTCATTTTTGATACGAATATTAGCAAAAGTTCCTCGCATCATGACTTCATGGTTTCCACGACGACTACCATAAGAATTAAATTCTTGATAATCTACACCATTTTCAGACAAATAGCGTGCTGCTGGACTGTTTCTAGCAATATTACCAGCTGGAGAAATATGGTCTGTTGTAAGCGTATCTCCAAATTTAGCCAACACCTTCAAATTATTCAATGGTTTAATGGTCAAATCATCTCCTAAAGCATCAAAGTAAGGTGGATTTTGAATATAGGTAGACTTCTCATTCCATTTATAATTTTGGCTCTGTTCAGTAGGAATGGCATTCCACTTCTCACTGTCTGAGAAGACACTAGCGTATTCGTCTCGGAAAAGTTGACGGGTTACGTATTTATCAACATAAGTTTCAATTTCATCACGTGATGGCATAATATCTTCTAGATAGACGGCTCGCCCATTGTCTTCAAAACCTAAAGGCTCCCTTGTCAAATCAATATTAGTGTTACCAGCCAAAGCGTAGGCAACAACCAATGGTGGGCTAGCTAAGAAATTTGCTTTTACGAGAGGATTAATACGTCCTTCAAAGTTACGATTTCCTGACAGAACGGCACTCGCTAGTAAGTCCGTGTCTACAATAGCTTTAGCTACCTCAGGACGTAGATCTCCCGAGTTACCAATACACGTCGTACAACCGTAACCTACCAAATTGAAGCCAAGCTTGTCTAAGTAGCTTTGCAAGCCTGAAGCTTTAAGATAACCAGTAACAACTTTAGAACCTGGTGCCAAAGATGTCTTCACCGTTGGAGATACCTTTAACCCTTTCTCAACTGCTTTTTTAGCTAAAAGACCAGCCGCCATAAGAACGTAAGGATTTGAGGTATTGGTACATGATGTGATCGCTGCAATGGCCACATGCCCCGTTTGAATTGTTTCTGAATGATCCTCAAAATCAACTTTTGCCGTTTTTTCTAACTCCTTCTTGTCCAATCCAAAGCCACGCACACCTGCTTCTCGTACCACTGCATCCTGAAATTCTTGCTTAGCATCGGACAAGAGAATCAAATCCTGTGGACGTTTGGGACCCGAGATAGAAGGTTTAATGGTTGACAAATCAATTTCAACAACCTTAGTATACTTGGCTTCTTTACTTGGGTCATAAAACAGATGATTGGCTTTTGTGTAGGCTTCAGTGACCTGGATATGTTCCTCATCACGATTAGTTAAACGCATGTAGTTAAGAGTTTCGTCATCAATAGGAAAATAACCACAAGTTGCCCCATACTCTGGTGCCATATTAGCGATTGTAGCACGATCAGCTAGAGATAGGCTCTTTAAGCCAGAACCAAAATACTCTACAAATTTACCAACAACATTTTCAGAACGAAGTACTTGAGTAATCTTGAGAGCCAAGTCTGTTGCCGTAGCAATTTTAGGAAGTTCACCTGTTAAATGTACACCAATAACCTCTGGAATTGGGAAATAGGAAGCTTCACCTAGCATAGCTGCTTCAGCTTCAATTCCGCCGACACCCCATCCCAGAACACCAATACCATTAATCATCGTTGTGTGACTATCTGTACCAAACATAGAGTCGGGATATAGTAGCCCATCTTTTTCAATAATGACATCACTTAGAAATTCAATATTAACCTGATGGATAATACCCGTAGCTGGTGGAACCGCACGGTAATTTTCAAAAGATTGTTCGGCCCATTTAAGAAATTCGTAGCGCTCATTGTTACGTTTAAATTCTAGATTGATATTATCTTCAAGCGCTGTATCACATCCATATGAATCGACTTGAACAGAGTGGTCAATGACTAAATCTACTGGAATCTCTGGATTAATAAGTTCTGCTTTACCACCATTAGCCACTATAGCATCCCGCATTGAGGCCAAGTCAACGACAACAGGAACCCCTGTGAAATCTTGTAAAATGACGCGACTTGGTTTAAATGGTACTTCAGAAATTGTTGGAAAATTCGGAAATTTTATCAGATCAGAAATGTGAGATTCCTTAACGTCAATGCCATCTTTTTTTCGGAGGAGACTTTCAAGTAGTATTAGAATGCTATAAGGTAGTTCTTCGACCTTAACATCATAGGATTTTGCTGCTTTTTCGAGATCATAAAAAGAGAATATCTTACCATTTACAGTTAGATTTGAACAGTATTCTTGCATACTTGAACCTCCATTAGTTAAAAAATTTCCTCTATTCTACACTGTTTTTTTTAAAAAAACAAATAAAATTGGCATTCTGGTGTGATGTTTTATTACATCTTCAGTCAGTTGTTGGAATTTTAGCCATTTCCATAAATAAATTTAAGAAAACTTAAAAAGCCTTCAAAACACAAGATATAGGGTTGTGTTTCAATACTAAACACAAAATATTGTATTCCTTAAAATATTTAGCTTGATTTTTCCCAATATTTTGGGTATTCTATTAAAGTCGAAAAAGTGACACCTAGTCACTTAAAATCTTTAAAAAAAGGAGTATTTGCAATGGAAAAGATTACATTGTTTTCAAAAAACAACTGTATGCAATGCAAAATGACAAAAAAATTTTTGGAAAAAGAAGGTGCTGATTTCGAAGAAATCAATATCGATGAACAACCAGAAAAAATTGATTACGTCAAAAGCCTAGGCTTTACTGCTGCTCCAGTGATTGAAGCAGGCGATATCGTCTTTTCAGGTTTTCAACCGGCTAAACTTAAAGAAATCCTTTAATTATTAAGTTTTTATATAGAAAGGAACTTGTTTGCTTAGTTTAATATGTTAACTTTAACCTTTAAACTAGGCCTGGTATCTGTATTATGTCTTTAAAAAATCTTGGCGATGTTTCTTACTTCCGCCTCAACAACGAAATTAACCGTCCTGTAAACGGTCAGATTCCTTTGCATAAGGATAAAGAAGCGCTTCGTGCCTTTTTCCTTGAAAATGTTAAGCCAAATTCAATGGCATTCAACAGCATCACAGATAAAATTAATTATTTGATTGAAAACGACTATATTGAGTCTGAATTCATCGGTAAATATGAACCTGCTTTCATCGAAAAATTGTCTGCAGAAATTCATGCTCAAAAATTTCGCTTTCAATCTTTCATGGCAGCCTACAAGTTCTACCAACAATATGCTCTCAAAACAAACGATGGCGAGACATACCTTGAAAGTTTTGAAGATCGTGTTCTTTTTAATGCTCTTTACTTCGCTGATGGTGATGAAAACCTGGCTAGTGACCTTGCTAACGAAATGATTCACCAACGTTATCAACCTGCTACTCCTTCATTTTTAAATGCTGGACGTAGTCGTCGTGGAGAACTCGTTTCATGTTTCCTTATCCAAGTAACGGACGATATGAATTCCATCGGTCGTTCTATTAACTCAGCTCTCCAATTATCACGTATTGGTGGAGGGGTTGGTATTAGCCTATCTAACCTACGTGAAGCTGGTGCTCCTATCAAGGGATATGCTGGTGCTGCTTCTGGAGTTGTCCCAGTTATGAAGCTTTTTGAAGACAGCTTCTCTTACTCAAATCAACTTGGTCAACGTCAAGGTGCTGGTGTTGTTTATCTGGATGTTTTCCACCCAGATATCCTTGCCTTCCTTTCAACTAAGAAAGAGAACGCTGATGAAAAGGTACGTGTTAAGACATTGTCACTAGGTGTTACAGTACCAGATAAATTCTACGAGTTAGCACGTAATAATGAAGATATGTATCTCTTCAGCCCCTACTCTCTCGAAAAAGAATACGGTAAACCATATAACTACATTGATATTACAGCTATGTATGATGAATTGGTTGCCAATCCTAATATCACCAAAACTAAGATTAATGCGCGTGAGTTAGAAACTGAAATTTCTAAACTCCAACAAGAATCTGGTTACCCATATATCATCAACGTTGATACAGCTAACAGACATAACCCAATTGATGGTAAAATTGTTATGTCCAACCTCTGTTCTGAGATTCTCCAAGTTCAAGCACCAAGTGAACTTAACGATTCTCAAGAATTTGTTAAACTCGGTACAGATATCTCATGTAACCTTGGATCTACTAATATCCTGAACATGATGACTTCACCTGATTTTGGTCGTTCCATTAAGACTATGACACGTGCGCTTACCTTTGTTACAGACAGCTCAAGTATCGATGCCGTTCCATCAATCAAAAATGGAAACCAACAAGCTCATACCTTTGGTTTAGGAGCTATGGGGCTTCACTCTTACCTTGCTAAACACCATATCGAGTATGGTAGCCCAGAATCTGTTGAATTCACTAATATCTACTTCATGCTTATGAACTACTGGACTTTAGTTGAATCTAACAATATCGCCCGTGAACGTCAAGAAACCTTTGTCGGCTTTGAGAATTCAAAATATGCTGACGGTTCTTACTTTGATAAATACGTTACAGGGCAATACGTTCCTAAATCTGACCGTGTTAAAGAACTTTTCGAAGGCCACTTCATCCCACAAGCCAAGGATTGGGAGGAACTACGTGAACTCGTTAAAAAAGATGGTCTCTACCATCAAAACCGTTTGGCTGTTGCGCCAAATGGCTCAATCTCTTACATTAACGACTGTTCTGCTTCTATTCATCCAATCACACAACGTATTGAAGAACGTCAAGAGAAGAAAATCGGAAAAATTTACTATCCAGCCAACGGTCTTTCAACAGACACTATTCCTTTCTACACTTCAGCCTACGACATGGACATGCGTAAAGTTATCGACGTTTATGCCGCTGCGACTGAACACGTTGATCAAGGTTTGTCATTAACCCTATTCTTGCGTAGTGAGTTGCCTAAAGAAATTTACGAATGGAAAACAGAAAATAAACTAACAACTCGTGATCTTTCTATCCTTCGTAACTACGCCTTTAACAAAGGAATCAAGTCAATCTACTACATCCGTACTTACACAGATGACGGCGAAGAAGTTGGCTCTAACCAGTGTGAAAGCTGTGTCATCTAAGATAGTGATTTGAGGCTAACAACTTCACTACTCTTATTTATAAAAATCATAAAATGGTCGGTTAGCCGACTTTTTTAATAGATAAACTCAAAAAACTATATCATGATTTTTAATTATGATAAAATAGAAATGATATCAATAAAGAAAGAGGTTTCTAATGGAAACTTACTATAAAGCCATTAACTGGAATGAAATCGAAGATGCGATTGATAAATCTACCTGGGAAAAATTAACTGAACAATTTTGGTTAGATACTCGAATTCCCCTTTCAAATGACCTTGATGACTGGCGTAAACTTTCAGCTGAAGAAAAAGATTTAGTTGGAAAAGTTTTCGGCGGCTTGACCTTGCTAGATACCATGCAATCTCAAACGGGTGTTGAAGCCATTCGAGCAGACGTTCGTACACCTCATGAAGAAGCTGTCTTGAACAACATTCAGTTTATGGAATCTGTTCACGCAAAATCTTACTCTTCTATTTTCTCAACTTTGAATACTAAATCAGAAATTGAGGAAATTTTTGAGTGGACAAACAGCAACAAGTACTTGCAAACTAAAGCAAAAATCATTAATGATATCTATGAAAACGGAACGGCACTTCAGAAAAAAGTTGCTTCAACTTATCTTGAAACCTTCCTTTTCTATTCAGGCTTCTTCACTCCACTCTATTATCTTGGTAATAATAAGCTAGCTAATGTCGCTGAAATTATCAAACTCATTATCCGTGACGAATCTGTTCACGGTACCTATATTGGCTATAAGTTCCAACTAGGATTCAACGAATTACCTGAAAAAGAGCAGGAGAGTTTCCGTGAATGGATGTATGATCTCCTCTATCAATTATATGAAAATGAAGAACTCTACACTAAATCTCTTTATGACGGTGTTGGATGGACCGAAGAAGTAATGATCTTTCTTCGCTATAACGCCAATAAAGCATTGATGAATTTAGGACAAGATCCTCTTTTCCCAGATTCTGCTAACGATGTTAACCCAATCGTTATGAATGGTATTTCTACAGGAACATCAAACCACGATTTCTTTTCTCAAGTCGGTAATGGTTACCTTCTAGGTACTGTTGAAGCTATGCAAGATGATGATTATAACTACGGACTAAAATAAAAGCCAGCCTAGGCTAGCTTTAATGGCTCTATAATTTCTGTAGTGGGTAAAACCACTGTAGAGATTATAGAGCTTTTTGAATGCAGACAAAAAGTCCCATAAAAACTATAATGAGAAGTAACCAAACCATCATTAGGAAGAACTCATGAAATCTATTAAGAATACCACAGGATTAATCGGAATGATGGATCCTAACATCATTACTCTTGTTTTTAAAATGGATACTCATATCGAGGTTCAAGCAAAACTAGAACTCCAACACTACTACGTCTGAAGAAACGTCGCTTCCAGTGTAAAGATTGTAGAAAAGTCACGGTGGCTGAGACATTAATCGTTGAGAAAAACCACCAAATTTCAAATCTAGTCCGCCAAAAGGTCTCACAACTCCTAACTGAGAAGATGTCACTAACGGATATTGCCAGAAGACTTCGTGTGTCGACATCCACTGTCTATCGTAAGCTTGATCAGTTTACTTTCAAGGAACATTTTGATAAACTCCCAAGGGTTATGTCCTGGGATTAGTTTGGGTTCAAGAAAGGGGAATTGACTTTTGTCGCTCAGAACTATGAGACTAACAAATCTTTAATATATTCTCAGACTCAGAGCTCAATCTGATATTAGCTAACGCTCAACATATTAAGAATGTACCAGGTCGAAAAACAGACATGAAGGATGCCGAATGGATTGCACAGCTCGGACGTTGTGGACTTATTGAGCCATCTTATATTCCTAACCCTGAAGTAATGCAGTTACGTTTACTCACTCGTAGGTTACGTTCTTACAAACAACGTCAAACTCAAATAAAGAATAAGATTCATAACCTCTTACAACCTACTAATATCAAACTAACCAGCTATCTTTCTGTTATCTTCTCTAAGACAGGACAATCTCTTTTAATGCTCTTTATCAATGGGGAACTCATTGATTATGACAATGTGACAGCTTGTATTCACAAGCGTGTCAAAGCAAGTCCCGAAGAATTTAATGTAGGCCATGAATGGGAAGTTGTCTCTGGAGGATCGATTTCTCTTGGACCAAAGCCTAGAAGAATATCAATTGTATCAAAAACTCATGAATAAATTAACGAGTGAAATAATAGCTTATATCGAAAAGGAGTTCCCCTGAAGAAAATAGATTACTTCAAACGATTCCTGGTGTGAGTGAAACTTGTACAGCCACTATTTTAGCTGAGATTGGACCAGATGTGAAGGCTTTTCAATCGGATGCAGACTTAGCTTCTTGGGCTGGGCTCTGCCCAGAATCCTATGAAAGTGCTGACATTAAAAAATCCTCACACATCACACAAGGAAATCGATATATCAAGCAGGCTTTGACCATGTCGGTATTGATTGAGGCTCACTCTAAAGATAATGCGTTTTTATCTTTTTATATCAAAATTTCCAAAAGAGGGAGTGAAATGAAAGCCGGCATTGCTTGTGCAC
This region of Streptococcus thermophilus genomic DNA includes:
- the nrdH gene encoding glutaredoxin-like protein NrdH, which gives rise to MEKITLFSKNNCMQCKMTKKFLEKEGADFEEINIDEQPEKIDYVKSLGFTAAPVIEAGDIVFSGFQPAKLKEIL
- a CDS encoding phosphocarrier protein HPr, coding for MASKDFHIVAETGIHARPATLLVQTASKFASDITLEYKGKAVNLKSIMGVMSLGVGQGADVTISAEGPDADDAIAAIAETMTKEGLA
- the icd gene encoding NADP-dependent isocitrate dehydrogenase; the encoded protein is MAERILMTNGKLKVTDNPIIPFIEGDGVGRDIWKNAQAIFDKAVEAAYEGQRRIEWQEFLAGKKAFDKTGEWLPQETLEAIRESLVAIKGPLETPVGGGIRSLNVALRQELDLYACVRPVRYFEGVASPLKEPEKTDITIFRENTEDIYAGIEWEAGTVDVERVIAFFQTEMNVDKIRFPKSSSIGIKPISIEGSKRLIRSAIDYALKNNLKKVTLVHKGNIQKFTEGGFRKWGYEVAEEEYKEEMLAGRLEVNDIIADNFLQQILLNPEKFDVVALTNLNGDYASDALAAQVGGIGISPGANINYQTGHAIFEATHGTAPDIADQDRANPCSILLSGCMLLEYIGWSEAAELIISAIEKNFKSGIFTVDLAFGKRAYSTSGFSNQILSII
- the ptsP gene encoding phosphoenolpyruvate--protein phosphotransferase, with product MTKMLKGIAASDGVAVAKAYLLVQPDLSFETVTVEDTSAEEARLDAALAASQDELSVIREKAVESLGEEAAAVFDAHLMVLADPEMTGQIKETIRAKQVNAEAALTEVTNMFIAIFEGMDDNPYMQERAADIRDVTKRVLANLLGKKLPNPATIDEESIIVAHDLTPSDTAQLNKKFVKAFVTDIGGRTSHSAIMARTLEIPAVLGTNNITELVKDGDILAVSGITGEVVINPTEEQIAEFKAAGEDYAKQKAEWAQLKDAPTVTADGKHFELAANIGTPKDVEGVNDNGAEAVGLYRTEFLYMDSQDFPTEEDQYEAYKAVLEGMNGKPVVVRTMDIGGDKELPYFDLPKEMNPFLGYRALRISISETGNQMFRTQLRALLRASVHGKLRIMFPMVALLTEFRTAKGILEEEKAKLVAEGVAVANDIEVGIMIEIPAAAMLADQFAKEVDFFSIGTNDLIQYTMAADRMNEQVSYLYQPYNPSILRLINNVIKAAHAEGKWAGMCGEMAGDQTAVPLLVGMGLDEFSMSATSILRTRSLMKKLDTAKMEEYANRALTECSTMEEVLELSKKYVNVD
- a CDS encoding citrate synthase; protein product: MTTVEIDGLKDMIACNTRISSIIDDHLSYAGYDISEFMNNKASFEEVIYLLWNGHLPTQMELKYFEAELRKNYDISDAVEQCILIQSRPHLHPMSVLRSTVSLLGVYNVDAEERSMEAVYQQSIELMAKLPTIITTFARLRTGKMPLKPRKDLGFAANFLYMLNGVEPSEIEIEAMNKTLILHADHELNASTFAARVCASTLTDIYSCVTTAIGALKGPLHGGANERVFDMLKEVRESGDVNAYLQEKLDSKEKIMGFGHRVYKKKDPREIFLRDMAKKLTEGTENEEFFNKSQEIEEFMRDKKGLIPNVDFYSATVYHTLGIDSDIFTLIFAMSRVAGWIAHIHEQQKNNKLIRPRSQYIGQENMTYIALEKR
- the acnA gene encoding aconitate hydratase AcnA gives rise to the protein MQEYCSNLTVNGKIFSFYDLEKAAKSYDVKVEELPYSILILLESLLRKKDGIDVKESHISDLIKFPNFPTISEVPFKPSRVILQDFTGVPVVVDLASMRDAIVANGGKAELINPEIPVDLVIDHSVQVDSYGCDTALEDNINLEFKRNNERYEFLKWAEQSFENYRAVPPATGIIHQVNIEFLSDVIIEKDGLLYPDSMFGTDSHTTMINGIGVLGWGVGGIEAEAAMLGEASYFPIPEVIGVHLTGELPKIATATDLALKITQVLRSENVVGKFVEYFGSGLKSLSLADRATIANMAPEYGATCGYFPIDDETLNYMRLTNRDEEHIQVTEAYTKANHLFYDPSKEAKYTKVVEIDLSTIKPSISGPKRPQDLILLSDAKQEFQDAVVREAGVRGFGLDKKELEKTAKVDFEDHSETIQTGHVAIAAITSCTNTSNPYVLMAAGLLAKKAVEKGLKVSPTVKTSLAPGSKVVTGYLKASGLQSYLDKLGFNLVGYGCTTCIGNSGDLRPEVAKAIVDTDLLASAVLSGNRNFEGRINPLVKANFLASPPLVVAYALAGNTNIDLTREPLGFEDNGRAVYLEDIMPSRDEIETYVDKYVTRQLFRDEYASVFSDSEKWNAIPTEQSQNYKWNEKSTYIQNPPYFDALGDDLTIKPLNNLKVLAKFGDTLTTDHISPAGNIARNSPAARYLSENGVDYQEFNSYGSRRGNHEVMMRGTFANIRIKNELAEEKIGGYTKYEGDILPIYDAAMKYKEANRDTLVIAGKDYGMGSSRDWAAKGANLLGVKVVLAESFERIHRSNLVMMGILPVQFMEGENAETLGLTGHEIFSFDLSENPGVHDVITVTASTPEQTKTFKVLVRFDADADIRYYKNGGILPMVVRKKLKGA